One Triticum dicoccoides isolate Atlit2015 ecotype Zavitan chromosome 3B, WEW_v2.0, whole genome shotgun sequence genomic window, ATCATTTTACAGGGAAGAGTAGAATCACTAGCAGGTCTCTAGAATTGCATACTACTTAGATCACCCATGATGAATGAGAGTGGCAAGCTTCTGATGCTTTCAGAGAATAGCTCCGACGACATATTGCGTCGAGATTTCTTACTCTTCCGTGGTGTCATAAGTCGTCTCTCTTTCCGAAGCTTTTGAAAAGCACCGCTCTGTTACGTTGTCCCGATAGCACGCATCGGAAGCGTTTCCTTAGTGTACGCACAATTCTCAGCCATATAAGCAGATTTTTTCAGCTTCGGCCACCTTAACTTCAGCCCATCATAGCGCCATGTCATGGGATGAATCGGCAGACTCCCTTGTCCGGACCTCCACTAGCTGCAGAGTTTGACTGTGCATGCCACTGTCTGCGCCCAATACTTGAGCCGAGCTTTCACTTGGTCTGGATCATCACCTATCAAAGCCAACGGTAATTGATCAGCCATGAGATTTATCATGAAGAAGAAACTAATCACCGAGAAAACAGAATGTCATCATCAAATGAATAGCAAATCAAACAGATTTCCCTAACATGCTTTACTACATGTGAACAAGTCATACCAGGGCCGGAGATCTTCCAGTCCGGGATGGGCGGCGCCGCCACCGCGGCGGGCTCCAGCTGCCCGACCAGAGTCCTCTGCTCGTCGAGGAACCTCCGCGTCATGGAGTAGCAGAGCTCCAGACCAGGGAGCGTCCCGCAGAGGCCCGGGATCTCATGGTAGGAGAATCCGAATCCGAGGTCGAGGCAGCCCTTGAGCTCCTCCAGGTCCTCCTCCGTCAGGCTCCTGGTCCTCCCCACCGCGCCACCACCGGAGGCCGCCTCGAGCATGACGCAGCTGCCCGTCCGATGCCTCCGCGGCTGCCGGCCTTTGCTGATGCTGGTTGTAGCGGTGGCGCTGGACGCCGGCAGATGCGGCTGCGAGGAGAAGTAGGAGGTGGAGATGATGGCCGCCATTCTCTT contains:
- the LOC119277866 gene encoding uncharacterized protein LOC119277866, giving the protein MAAIISTSYFSSQPHLPASSATATTSISKGRQPRRHRTGSCVMLEAASGGGAVGRTRSLTEEDLEELKGCLDLGFGFSYHEIPGLCGTLPGLELCYSMTRRFLDEQRTLVGQLEPAAVAAPPIPDWKISGPGDDPDQVKARLKYWAQTVACTVKLCS